In Flavobacterium sp. CS20, a single window of DNA contains:
- a CDS encoding type II toxin-antitoxin system RelE/ParE family toxin: MVRRYVIWTKTADIQFVGILEYWVKRNKSSIYSKKLIKIVSNRTKQITENPLIYKATDFKNVRVASLGNFSIYYKVTDEDIIITAFWDNRQDPKKTFESITKQQTLRLLIKKTLRPLRKPCVPCGKTLNMKKIDNNYLIKNFTALLISIGFMACKNNQSERKPINEPNTHKFYFGTKTLDELYPQYEEKLNQLFAKHNFDDNNFKNLKFESDANDENSWRERLHIPLKFMLNQLL; this comes from the coding sequence GTGGTTAGACGCTATGTGATTTGGACAAAAACTGCGGATATTCAATTTGTTGGAATTTTAGAATATTGGGTAAAAAGGAATAAATCTTCTATTTACTCAAAAAAATTAATAAAAATAGTTTCGAATAGAACTAAACAAATTACCGAGAATCCACTGATTTATAAAGCTACAGATTTTAAAAATGTAAGAGTTGCATCATTAGGTAATTTCAGTATTTATTATAAAGTAACAGATGAAGATATAATCATAACTGCTTTTTGGGATAATAGACAAGACCCCAAAAAAACTTTTGAAAGTATTACGAAACAGCAAACCCTCAGACTACTGATTAAAAAAACCTTGCGACCCTTGCGAAAACCTTGCGTTCCTTGCGGTAAAACATTAAATATGAAAAAAATAGATAACAATTATTTAATTAAAAATTTTACAGCCTTATTAATAAGTATTGGTTTTATGGCTTGTAAAAACAATCAATCTGAACGCAAACCAATTAATGAACCCAACACACATAAATTTTATTTTGGCACCAAAACCCTTGATGAGCTATATCCACAATATGAAGAAAAGCTCAATCAACTATTTGCCAAACACAATTTTGACGACAATAACTTCAAAAACTTAAAATTTGAAAGCGATGCCAACGACGAAAATTCTTGGCGTGAACGTTTACATATTCCTTTGAAATTTATGCTTAACCAATTGCTATAA
- a CDS encoding ABC transporter permease — protein sequence MQEQIYQKETNRNIPKLIGQSLRDLNKSRFLAFQLAKRDISAQYRQSYLGIIWAFVPPLATAFVWMFLNSSGTVELTDTGIPYPVYAFAGTLLWSIVTEAINSPIQSTTAAKSILTKINFPKEALITSGILKLLFNSSVKVILLLIFIFFYGVNLSWGLLLFPFAILGGLIVGSTIGLLLTPIGMLYQDISKLITFGMQFIMYVTPVVFAVPESGTMKTIMEINPLTPIITVGRNLAVGLPPTYLSYFLIVLAACIPLFFIALVFYRISIPIFVERLSA from the coding sequence ATGCAAGAACAGATTTACCAAAAAGAGACCAATAGAAATATCCCCAAGCTTATTGGGCAAAGTCTTCGCGATCTTAACAAATCTCGTTTTTTAGCATTTCAATTAGCTAAAAGAGATATATCAGCTCAATACCGTCAATCCTATCTTGGCATTATATGGGCGTTTGTACCGCCTTTAGCCACTGCTTTTGTATGGATGTTTCTCAACTCTAGCGGAACTGTTGAATTAACCGATACCGGCATTCCTTATCCTGTATATGCTTTTGCTGGAACCTTGCTATGGTCTATTGTTACAGAAGCTATCAACTCACCTATACAAAGTACTACTGCGGCCAAGTCTATTTTAACTAAAATTAATTTCCCAAAAGAAGCCTTAATCACTTCGGGGATTTTAAAACTCTTATTTAATTCATCGGTAAAAGTAATTTTACTTTTAATTTTTATATTTTTTTACGGTGTTAATCTCAGTTGGGGTTTATTGTTGTTTCCTTTTGCTATTCTTGGAGGCTTAATTGTGGGTAGTACTATTGGTCTATTGCTTACACCAATTGGCATGCTTTATCAAGACATCAGCAAGTTGATTACTTTCGGTATGCAATTTATCATGTATGTCACACCTGTCGTGTTTGCTGTACCTGAATCGGGAACTATGAAAACGATTATGGAGATTAACCCTTTAACACCTATTATTACTGTAGGAAGAAACCTTGCCGTAGGTTTACCGCCAACGTATTTAAGTTATTTTTTAATTGTTTTAGCGGCTTGTATTCCATTATTTTTTATTGCATTGGTGTTTTATCGCATTTCAATTCCTATTTTTGTTGAACGATTAAGCGCATAA
- a CDS encoding GIY-YIG nuclease family protein: MLKTLGTHNYYVYILTNKNKSVLYTGVTNNLNERLHFHKNPPATSKAFTTKYRCYYLIYYEHFTSIDDAIIREKQIKGYRREKKEKLINDFNPEWKFLNNEI; encoded by the coding sequence ATGCTAAAGACCTTAGGAACTCATAATTATTATGTTTACATCTTAACTAATAAGAATAAGTCTGTGTTATACACTGGAGTAACTAATAACCTTAATGAAAGACTACATTTTCACAAAAATCCTCCCGCAACATCAAAAGCTTTTACGACTAAATACCGTTGCTATTATTTGATATATTATGAGCATTTTACTTCTATAGATGATGCTATCATTAGGGAAAAACAGATAAAAGGATATAGAAGAGAGAAAAAAGAAAAATTGATTAATGATTTTAACCCCGAATGGAAGTTTTTAAATAATGAGATTTGA
- a CDS encoding polysaccharide biosynthesis/export family protein, with amino-acid sequence MPIFRFLCFVLGFLVLQSCVSKKKLTYLQKKQDEQAYQIDSIAQLRMTQKPYRIQIGDMLSIRVKALDPELVNAFNPIGQSQLNATTEERVYFDGFTVDRQGEIEVPVLGKLKVIGLTLEEIEKKLEKRLLDEYFKDTSNVFVTVKLPGIPYTTIGEFGSTGSKVIYKEKLTIMEAIANSGDITLTGDRQNVIVFRQYPTGVKRHTIDLTNIDAINSPYYYVKPNDLIVVNPLPQKSLGLGTNAFGTLSSLISLAISLTVIALRL; translated from the coding sequence ATGCCAATCTTTAGATTCTTGTGTTTTGTATTAGGTTTTTTAGTGCTTCAATCTTGTGTGAGCAAAAAAAAGTTGACCTATTTGCAAAAAAAACAAGACGAACAAGCCTATCAAATAGACAGCATTGCTCAACTTAGGATGACACAAAAGCCCTACCGAATCCAAATCGGTGATATGTTGAGTATTAGAGTTAAAGCCCTTGATCCAGAGTTGGTCAATGCTTTTAACCCCATTGGGCAATCTCAACTTAATGCAACCACTGAAGAACGCGTTTATTTTGACGGGTTCACCGTTGACAGACAAGGCGAAATAGAAGTCCCCGTTCTAGGTAAGCTAAAAGTCATTGGTCTTACCTTAGAAGAAATTGAAAAAAAATTAGAGAAAAGACTCCTTGACGAATACTTTAAAGACACCTCTAACGTTTTTGTAACCGTAAAACTTCCTGGCATTCCATATACCACCATTGGTGAGTTTGGCAGTACAGGTAGTAAAGTGATTTACAAAGAGAAATTAACCATTATGGAAGCCATAGCCAACTCTGGCGATATCACCCTAACTGGCGACAGACAAAATGTTATTGTCTTTAGGCAATACCCAACTGGGGTCAAACGCCACACCATCGACCTTACAAATATCGATGCCATTAATTCTCCTTACTATTATGTCAAACCTAACGATTTGATCGTGGTTAATCCTCTGCCACAAAAATCTCTCGGTTTAGGCACAAACGCTTTTGGTACCTTGTCATCGTTGATTTCTCTTGCCATTTCATTAACCGTTATAGCTCTAAGACTCTAA
- a CDS encoding UDP-2,3-diacylglucosamine diphosphatase yields MKQKRPLEIAVISDVHLGTFGCHAKELMEYLNSIEPKTLILNGDIIDIWQFRKNYFPKSHLKVIQKIISLSATGTEVIYLTGNHDEMLRKFSDTKIGNLSIVDKKIMTLDGKKAWFFHGDVFDSSIQKAKWLAKLGGWGYDLLILLNRFINFWLIKFKKEKYSLSKKIKNSVKKAVKYVSDFENVASDLAIDNNYRYVICGHIHQPQIIRKVNKNGTCLYLNSGDWVENLTALEYNDKKWKLVKYDELKFDTDSIDKVDQVDQEKPNDLLTAMTIISKLKNK; encoded by the coding sequence TTGAAGCAAAAACGTCCTCTTGAGATAGCTGTTATATCAGATGTTCATCTCGGCACTTTTGGTTGTCATGCCAAGGAACTGATGGAATATTTGAACAGTATTGAGCCTAAAACATTGATACTTAATGGCGACATTATAGATATATGGCAGTTTAGAAAAAATTACTTTCCAAAGTCTCATCTAAAAGTGATACAAAAGATAATAAGTCTATCTGCAACAGGTACTGAAGTGATTTATTTGACTGGTAATCATGATGAAATGTTGAGAAAATTCAGCGATACAAAAATCGGTAATCTATCAATTGTTGATAAAAAAATCATGACTCTTGATGGCAAAAAAGCTTGGTTTTTTCACGGTGATGTATTTGACTCGTCTATCCAAAAAGCCAAATGGCTTGCCAAACTCGGTGGTTGGGGCTATGATTTGTTGATTTTATTGAATAGGTTTATAAACTTTTGGCTAATTAAATTTAAAAAAGAAAAATATTCATTGTCAAAAAAAATCAAAAATAGCGTCAAAAAAGCTGTTAAATATGTCTCTGATTTTGAAAATGTAGCTTCTGATTTAGCTATAGACAACAATTATAGATATGTGATTTGTGGACATATTCATCAGCCACAGATCATCAGAAAAGTCAACAAAAACGGTACTTGCTTGTATTTGAATTCTGGAGATTGGGTAGAAAATCTTACCGCACTTGAATATAATGACAAAAAGTGGAAACTTGTTAAATATGATGAACTCAAATTTGACACAGATAGCATTGATAAAGTTGATCAAGTTGATCAAGAGAAACCTAATGATTTGTTGACTGCCATGACAATAATTTCAAAACTCAAAAACAAATAG
- a CDS encoding BadF/BadG/BcrA/BcrD ATPase family protein, which produces MIIIADGGSTKCDWLLLDDEGQQVLKTRTKGLNPAVFKPDVLKERLEENEDLAKIKNDITRIDFYGAGCGTPTPRQTLKDILQEFIPHAEINVEEDMVAGAYATTNEPGIVCILGTGSNSCFFDGKKIYMEVESLGYVLMDEASGNYFGKRLIRDYYYKFMGDDMSREFASRYDLDADTIKRNVYKKENPNTYLASFAEFIFTSEERNGYFYKLIYEGMEKFIERRVMCYKNAQNVPIHFIGSIAFFSEDIIRDVAKRYHLNIGNIIRRPIDGLINHYQKNVIPHYKKV; this is translated from the coding sequence ATGATAATTATTGCTGATGGTGGTTCAACCAAATGTGATTGGCTTTTGCTTGACGATGAAGGTCAACAGGTTTTAAAAACCAGAACCAAAGGTCTAAATCCAGCTGTTTTTAAACCCGATGTTTTAAAAGAACGCTTAGAAGAAAATGAAGATTTAGCCAAAATTAAAAATGATATTACACGTATAGATTTTTACGGTGCTGGATGTGGCACGCCAACGCCACGTCAAACTCTAAAAGATATTTTACAAGAATTTATACCCCATGCCGAAATTAACGTGGAAGAAGATATGGTGGCAGGTGCTTATGCGACTACCAATGAGCCTGGTATAGTTTGTATTCTCGGTACAGGCTCAAATTCGTGTTTCTTTGACGGCAAAAAAATATATATGGAAGTTGAGTCTCTCGGCTATGTTTTGATGGACGAAGCAAGTGGTAACTATTTTGGCAAACGCTTGATCAGAGATTATTACTATAAATTTATGGGCGATGATATGAGCCGTGAGTTTGCAAGTCGATACGATTTAGATGCAGATACCATAAAACGAAATGTTTATAAAAAAGAAAATCCCAATACTTATTTAGCTTCTTTTGCTGAATTTATTTTCACATCTGAAGAACGCAATGGCTATTTCTATAAATTAATTTATGAAGGAATGGAAAAATTTATTGAACGTCGTGTGATGTGTTATAAGAACGCACAAAATGTGCCTATTCATTTTATTGGCTCTATTGCTTTCTTTTCTGAAGACATCATCAGAGATGTCGCTAAGCGTTACCACTTGAATATTGGCAACATTATCAGAAGACCAATAGATGGTTTGATCAATCATTATCAAAAAAATGTCATTCCACATTATAAAAAAGTTTAA
- a CDS encoding ABC transporter ATP-binding protein — protein sequence MSKTLTTPQTQNKINTSQEVLVEVNGLSKKFCKDLKTSLWYGVKDLISGYSGNKKKRELRPKEFWAVKDISFTLKRGECLGLIGHNGAGKSTLLKILNGLINPDEGQVKMRGRVGALIELGAGFNPVLTGRENIYNNGAILGFTRKEIDQKLQTIIGFAELEEFIDMPVRNYSSGMKVRLGFAVATQMEPDILIIDEVLAVGDMGFVLKCFKTIDTILPHTAIIFVSHSMPMVSRICNQIILMDKGQAKFQGDDVSKAIDLYYTRFTTNNSNVVFTDKSLKILKAKVLSKYSERKVPILKWGDDLELELEIEILDDIDNTFQIDVIFYDKEQRPIASLKRDTSFNYKSLIKSSKLKILLKHHKLQFSQGIYSINISIVDQFGPKYRVNSICEFQITNNQHVWRPFMLNSKVINLN from the coding sequence ATGAGTAAAACCTTGACTACACCTCAAACTCAAAATAAAATCAATACTTCTCAAGAAGTGTTGGTAGAGGTTAACGGCTTGTCTAAAAAGTTTTGCAAAGACCTTAAAACTAGCCTTTGGTATGGTGTTAAAGATTTAATTTCAGGCTATTCGGGTAATAAAAAGAAACGCGAACTCCGACCTAAAGAATTTTGGGCTGTAAAAGACATTAGTTTTACCTTAAAACGTGGCGAATGTCTCGGCTTAATTGGTCATAATGGGGCAGGTAAATCAACTTTACTCAAAATCCTCAACGGTCTGATCAACCCTGACGAAGGACAAGTGAAAATGCGAGGTCGAGTAGGGGCTTTAATAGAACTCGGTGCAGGATTTAATCCTGTTTTGACTGGTCGAGAAAACATTTACAACAATGGAGCAATACTCGGTTTTACAAGAAAAGAAATAGACCAAAAACTCCAAACCATTATAGGTTTTGCGGAGTTAGAAGAGTTTATTGACATGCCTGTTCGCAATTATTCCAGCGGAATGAAAGTACGCTTGGGTTTTGCCGTAGCTACCCAAATGGAACCTGATATACTGATTATTGATGAAGTGTTGGCGGTTGGGGATATGGGTTTTGTGCTTAAGTGCTTTAAAACTATTGATACTATTTTACCACATACAGCAATAATTTTTGTATCGCATTCTATGCCGATGGTTTCCCGAATTTGTAACCAAATTATTTTAATGGATAAAGGTCAAGCTAAATTTCAAGGTGATGATGTTTCTAAGGCAATTGATTTGTATTATACACGTTTTACAACAAACAATTCAAATGTTGTTTTCACGGATAAATCTTTAAAAATCTTAAAAGCAAAAGTGCTTAGTAAATATTCAGAAAGAAAAGTGCCAATATTAAAATGGGGTGATGACTTAGAGCTTGAATTAGAAATTGAAATCCTTGATGATATTGATAATACTTTTCAAATAGATGTTATATTTTATGATAAGGAACAGAGACCAATTGCTTCACTAAAAAGAGATACTAGTTTTAATTATAAAAGTTTAATTAAAAGCTCAAAATTAAAAATTTTACTAAAACATCATAAATTACAATTCTCTCAAGGTATATATTCAATAAACATTTCTATTGTTGATCAATTTGGTCCTAAGTACAGAGTAAATTCAATTTGCGAATTTCAGATAACTAATAATCAACACGTTTGGCGACCTTTTATGCTTAACTCAAAAGTTATAAATTTAAACTAA
- the gap gene encoding type I glyceraldehyde-3-phosphate dehydrogenase translates to MKTKIGINGFGRIGRIAFRITQERQDVEVVAINDLLDVDHLAYLLKYDSVHGKYNKSVEVKDGNLVVDGKTIRVTAEKNPADLKWDQVGVDVVCDCTGIFKDLASASAHLQAGAKKVVISAPTKDTPMFVMGVNHKDVKPEDKVVSNASCTTNCLAPIAKVIDDNFGIVEGLMTTVHAATSTQFTVDSPSRKNYRLGRSAINNIIPTSTGVAVAVTKVIPSLKGKLTGMAFRVPTADVSVVDLTVRTEKSATYEEVKAVVKAASEGELKGILSYTDDEVVSQDFVSEGATSNFDANAGIALNDNFFKLISWYDNEWGFSSKMIDLATHVAKV, encoded by the coding sequence ATGAAAACAAAAATTGGAATTAATGGTTTTGGAAGAATTGGAAGAATTGCTTTCAGAATCACTCAAGAAAGACAAGACGTAGAAGTTGTAGCCATCAATGATTTGCTTGATGTTGATCATTTGGCATATCTTTTAAAATACGACTCTGTTCACGGAAAATACAACAAATCTGTTGAAGTCAAAGATGGCAATCTCGTTGTTGATGGAAAAACCATTAGAGTAACCGCAGAAAAAAATCCAGCAGACCTTAAATGGGATCAAGTTGGGGTTGATGTGGTTTGTGATTGTACAGGTATTTTTAAAGACCTCGCTTCAGCTTCAGCTCACTTACAAGCTGGTGCCAAAAAAGTAGTCATTTCTGCACCTACCAAAGACACACCTATGTTTGTGATGGGTGTCAATCACAAAGATGTGAAACCCGAAGACAAAGTGGTTTCTAATGCATCTTGCACAACCAACTGTTTAGCACCAATTGCCAAGGTTATCGATGATAATTTCGGAATTGTAGAAGGCTTGATGACTACGGTTCACGCTGCTACTTCTACTCAATTTACAGTAGATTCGCCTTCACGCAAAAATTATCGCTTAGGTCGTAGTGCTATCAACAATATTATTCCTACAAGCACTGGAGTCGCTGTTGCTGTAACCAAAGTTATTCCTTCACTAAAAGGAAAACTAACAGGTATGGCATTTAGAGTTCCAACCGCTGATGTTTCTGTGGTAGATCTAACCGTAAGAACTGAAAAATCAGCAACTTACGAAGAAGTAAAAGCTGTCGTTAAAGCCGCTTCTGAAGGCGAACTAAAAGGTATTTTGTCTTACACTGATGATGAAGTCGTCTCTCAAGATTTTGTTTCTGAAGGAGCAACTTCAAATTTTGATGCTAACGCTGGAATCGCTTTGAATGACAACTTCTTTAAGTTGATTTCTTGGTATGACAACGAATGGGGTTTTTCAAGTAAAATGATTGACCTAGCAACTCATGTTGCAAAAGTTTAA
- a CDS encoding polysaccharide biosynthesis tyrosine autokinase, with the protein MQELDFSNANSYFDFKAFLFKMLAKWYWFVFSIAIGLGIAYYISVRKLPIYKMSSIIALKDEQNSLFANSNTSLTFNWGGQSNKMSSTVMTLQTRTHNEKVVRHLQYYLQYLEQGKYQKVDAYGRTPFQIDVQQDAFQLKGKLMKVQLLDDKQFVISFDIEEEPQYLSYYNYAKESSKQEKYQPGQYIDTFDIDKPIASKFFTGKLTRIDGDNTESKVYYIQFLDFNSVVKNYRDIVVESSENGGSIINLSLTGNNKDKLVKYLNTTSKILSDDLLAQKNLFATKTISFIDSTLSEKASELDVFEKELNAYKLDNKIIDLDAKTERLKDKLISLDMEKEAMEEQINYLDRLKSYLQNRSTYENPPAPSVVGINEESIVEGVQKMVELSLQRSKFQYLAKSNLPKFKDIDRQIDATKKILFETIDSFKDNMSQQIKDIEQQLKQAEKEVSVFPKEQQGLLKIERRYDLTQQSYNLFLSKLNEAKLIKASNVSDIHIIDEAKDVGGHKIGPNNQLNYVMAIFFGAGVPLAVIFVLVLLDNKINTPSDITKLVKTPLIGVIGKSKLETNKAVFAQPNSVISESFRDIRTSLQFVFKNKSIEGAKTILITSSISGEGKTFTGLNLASIMALSEKKTILVGLDLRKPKIHKDFDVDREKGVSNYISNQLEYKDIIQKSNYEYLDILTSGTIPPNPSELIIDNRMDELMNRLKSEYDFIILDSPPIGLVSDAINLVKYADTTIYVVRQNYTKKGMLSLLKENTKKGKLKNVNVVLNYFKVKSKYGYYNYGYGYGFGYGYGTYGRSYLNKEKRNKSLKRRIKHKLKNWFS; encoded by the coding sequence ATGCAAGAACTCGATTTCTCCAACGCTAATTCATATTTTGACTTCAAGGCTTTTTTGTTTAAAATGCTTGCCAAGTGGTATTGGTTTGTCTTTAGTATCGCTATTGGTCTTGGTATAGCCTATTATATCAGTGTACGAAAACTCCCTATCTATAAAATGAGTTCAATCATAGCTCTAAAAGACGAGCAGAACTCTTTGTTTGCCAACTCTAATACCAGTTTAACCTTTAACTGGGGTGGACAATCCAACAAAATGAGTTCAACAGTTATGACCCTCCAAACCCGAACTCACAATGAAAAGGTAGTTAGACACCTCCAATATTATTTACAATACCTCGAACAAGGCAAATACCAAAAAGTAGATGCTTACGGACGAACACCATTTCAAATTGATGTCCAGCAAGACGCATTTCAACTCAAGGGAAAACTCATGAAAGTCCAATTGCTTGACGATAAGCAATTTGTGATTTCTTTTGACATTGAAGAAGAACCCCAATATCTATCTTACTATAATTACGCAAAAGAAAGCTCTAAACAAGAAAAATATCAACCCGGACAATACATTGATACCTTTGATATCGACAAACCTATTGCGAGCAAATTTTTTACAGGAAAATTAACCCGTATTGATGGTGATAATACTGAGTCAAAAGTGTACTATATACAATTTTTAGACTTTAATTCAGTTGTAAAAAACTACAGAGACATTGTTGTTGAATCCAGTGAAAACGGCGGCTCAATAATAAATCTCAGCCTAACAGGAAACAACAAAGATAAACTTGTAAAATATCTCAACACCACATCAAAAATTTTAAGCGATGACTTATTAGCTCAAAAAAACCTATTTGCCACCAAAACCATTAGCTTCATCGACAGCACACTAAGCGAAAAAGCTTCTGAACTTGATGTCTTTGAAAAAGAACTCAATGCCTACAAGTTAGACAACAAAATTATTGACCTTGACGCCAAAACCGAAAGACTTAAAGATAAACTGATCAGCCTTGACATGGAAAAAGAAGCCATGGAGGAACAAATCAACTACCTTGACAGGCTGAAATCTTATCTACAAAATCGCTCTACCTACGAAAATCCACCTGCTCCAAGCGTCGTTGGCATCAATGAAGAAAGCATCGTTGAAGGCGTTCAAAAAATGGTTGAATTGTCGCTACAACGCAGTAAATTTCAATATCTTGCCAAAAGCAATTTGCCCAAATTTAAAGATATTGACCGTCAAATTGACGCCACAAAAAAAATACTGTTTGAAACTATAGACTCGTTTAAAGATAATATGTCTCAGCAAATTAAAGACATAGAACAACAACTAAAACAAGCCGAAAAAGAAGTAAGTGTATTTCCTAAAGAACAACAAGGCCTCTTAAAAATAGAAAGACGATACGACCTTACTCAACAAAGCTACAACCTGTTTTTGTCTAAACTTAATGAAGCCAAGTTGATCAAAGCTTCTAATGTTAGTGATATCCATATCATTGACGAAGCCAAAGACGTTGGTGGTCACAAAATCGGTCCTAACAACCAACTCAACTATGTCATGGCTATCTTTTTTGGAGCTGGTGTCCCTTTGGCAGTTATTTTTGTTTTGGTCTTGCTCGACAACAAAATCAACACTCCTTCCGATATCACCAAACTTGTTAAAACCCCTCTTATTGGTGTGATAGGCAAATCTAAACTCGAAACCAATAAAGCAGTTTTTGCCCAACCCAATTCTGTGATTTCTGAAAGCTTTAGAGACATCAGAACCAGCCTTCAGTTTGTATTTAAAAACAAAAGCATCGAAGGAGCAAAAACCATTTTAATCACCTCTAGTATTAGTGGCGAAGGCAAAACCTTTACGGGCTTAAATCTCGCCTCTATCATGGCTCTTAGTGAAAAGAAAACCATTTTAGTTGGACTAGATTTAAGAAAACCCAAAATTCATAAAGATTTTGACGTTGATAGAGAAAAAGGCGTTTCAAACTATATCTCAAATCAATTAGAATACAAAGACATTATCCAAAAATCTAACTATGAATACTTAGATATTTTGACCTCAGGAACTATTCCTCCAAACCCTTCTGAGCTGATCATTGATAACCGCATGGATGAATTGATGAACCGACTCAAAAGCGAATACGACTTCATCATCCTTGATTCGCCACCCATAGGTCTGGTTTCTGATGCTATCAACCTGGTTAAATATGCAGACACAACCATCTATGTGGTCAGGCAAAACTATACCAAAAAAGGCATGCTCAGCTTACTTAAAGAAAATACCAAAAAAGGTAAACTCAAAAATGTTAATGTTGTTCTCAACTACTTTAAGGTAAAAAGTAAATACGGCTATTACAACTATGGCTACGGATATGGCTTTGGATATGGATATGGCACTTATGGTAGAAGCTATCTAAACAAAGAAAAACGCAACAAAAGCTTAAAAAGACGTATCAAACATAAATTAAAAAATTGGTTTAGTTAG
- a CDS encoding alpha-amylase family glycosyl hydrolase, with translation MKRRKATPDLSIEDIKDPEEKKKYLGSYYAIADYTATNPKFGTLNDFEKLVKTAHDNDMYVILDWVANHTGFDHHWITEHPEYYTKNKKGEITDPLNPETGEPWGWTDVADLNYDNKDLWDAMKDEMAFWIKNYNIDGFRCDVAGNVPTAFWDYAVPKLKEIKPIFMLAKSEDKDLFYKSFDMGYNWEGHHIMNEIAQGKMNVKDWDAYMTKIDTTYQKDDYLMNFVTNHDENSWSGTVEERMGDAADAMIAFTYAIPGMPLIYSGLEYDLNHRLKFFEKDEIPKTKGHNWALLAKLGELKNTNKALNGAKKAASYKRLSTSKDKNIIAFERTKGDDKVIYISNFSDEEQSFTIDYNGKFSSLINGKTVELKSDKSYDFKPWQFWILTE, from the coding sequence ATGAAGAGAAGAAAAGCCACACCTGATTTGTCTATCGAAGATATTAAAGACCCAGAAGAAAAAAAGAAATATCTTGGAAGCTATTATGCTATTGCCGATTACACCGCAACAAACCCTAAATTTGGAACACTAAATGATTTTGAAAAATTAGTCAAAACCGCTCACGACAATGATATGTATGTCATTTTAGATTGGGTAGCTAATCATACTGGTTTTGACCACCATTGGATAACCGAACATCCAGAATATTACACAAAAAACAAAAAAGGTGAAATCACCGATCCATTAAACCCTGAAACTGGCGAACCTTGGGGTTGGACAGATGTTGCAGATTTAAATTACGACAACAAAGACCTGTGGGATGCTATGAAAGATGAAATGGCGTTTTGGATTAAAAATTACAATATCGATGGCTTTAGATGTGATGTCGCAGGCAATGTGCCGACAGCCTTTTGGGATTATGCTGTGCCCAAACTCAAAGAGATTAAACCCATTTTTATGTTGGCTAAAAGCGAAGACAAAGATTTATTCTACAAATCGTTTGATATGGGCTACAACTGGGAAGGTCATCATATTATGAATGAAATAGCTCAAGGCAAAATGAACGTCAAAGATTGGGATGCGTATATGACTAAGATTGATACCACCTACCAAAAAGACGATTATCTGATGAACTTTGTAACCAATCACGACGAAAATTCGTGGAGTGGAACCGTTGAAGAACGAATGGGTGATGCTGCTGATGCTATGATAGCTTTTACCTATGCTATACCAGGTATGCCGTTGATATATAGTGGCTTAGAATATGATTTGAATCACAGGTTGAAATTTTTTGAAAAAGATGAAATTCCAAAAACCAAAGGACATAATTGGGCTTTATTAGCAAAATTAGGAGAGCTAAAAAACACTAATAAAGCCTTAAATGGTGCAAAAAAAGCCGCGTCTTATAAACGCTTATCAACTTCAAAGGATAAAAACATCATAGCTTTTGAAAGAACAAAAGGCGATGATAAAGTGATTTATATTTCAAATTTTTCTGATGAAGAACAAAGCTTTACAATTGATTATAATGGAAAATTTTCATCTCTCATCAACGGTAAAACAGTTGAACTCAAATCTGACAAGTCTTATGATTTTAAACCTTGGCAATTTTGGATTTTAACAGAGTAA